Sequence from the Coriobacteriia bacterium genome:
AACGTGTTCGCGAGCGTGTCGAGAATGGCAAGGTCCATCCTGTCGAGTCCGACGTGGTCCACCTGGAAGAACGCGAGTGCCTCGGCGGCGATGTCCTCGGTGATGCGCCCGTCGTGCCGCACCTGTGCGTAGTCGCGCACGCGCTTCAGCAACCGGTTCGCGAGGCGCGGCGTACCACGCCCGCGTCGGGCGATCTCGGCAGCACCTTCATCATCGATCGACACGCCGAGGATGCTCGCCGAGCGGCGCACGATCGCAGCCAGCTCCTCGACGGTGTAGTACTCGAGCCGGAACGCCATGCCAAAGCGGTCGCGCAGCGGGCCGGTGAGCAGTCCCGTGCGGGTGGTCGCGCCGATGAGCGTGAACTGCGGCAAGTCGAGACGCAGGCTGCGCGCAGCCGGTCCCTTGCCGATGACGATGTCGATACTGAAGTCCTCCATCGCCGGGTAGAGAACCTCCTCGACCGCGCGGTTCAGCCGGTGGATCTCGTCGATGAACAGCACGTCGCGCGGCTCGAGGTTGGTGAGGATCGCGGCGAGATCGCCCGCACGCTCGATGGCAGGCCCGCTCGTCTGTCGCATAGCCACGCCCAGCTCGCTCGCGACCACACCGGCGAGCGTCGTCTTGCCCAGTCCCGGAGGGCCGGAGAGCAGCAGGTGGTCGAGCGACTCGTCCCGCGCACGCGCGGCGTCGATGAGCACGCCGAGATTGTCCTTCACCCGCTCCTGGCCGAGGTACTCATCGAGCTTGCGCGGCCGCAGGTTGCGGTCGATCTCGAGGTCGTCTTCGGTGAACTCGGCGGAGACCAGCCGCTCGCCCTCTTCGGGCGACAGCCCCTCGTTCTCCCACACGGTGCTCACAGCGGCTCACCCCCCGCAACCTCGACGGCTGCCTCGGCGGTCGCCTGCGGGGGCATCGGCTCGGGTACCAGAGCGGCGAGCGAAAGACCGCCCCACGCGCCGAGTGCTGCGGCGGGAGCGAGCAGCAGGATCACGATGCCGGTGATAGCCTGCATGTCCTCGGTCGAGCCGAAGCGCTCGGACAGCGGCACCGCAACAGCCACCTCGGCGAGGACCAGCACCCACAACACCATCGCAATCAGCCACACAGACCGCTTCTGAGCGCGCAGTGCAAACAGACCGAGGGCGAGCAAGACGAGGAGCGGACCGACGACCATCCCCATGAAGAGCCCCGCCGAGACCCCGCTCGGGCGCATCGCCAGCACGAGCAGCACCAGCAGCAACACCTCGCCCGCGGGAGCCCAGGTGGCAAGGAGGATCCGGCTCAGCGGGGGCCGTCCGGCAAACACCCAGATCCCGATCGCTGTCGGCACGACCACGGCCGCGATCAGCATCGGCACCATGAGGCTCTCCGGACGGGCCGCGAGCCCAAGCAGTAGACTGCCGATCACCAGGTGCATGAGCGGGGCGGCAAGCGCGAGCCGCCGCTTCTCCTCCGGCGTCCTCACGCGCCGCCTCCAAGCCGCTTGAGGGCGTGCTTGAGCATCGCCTGAACCTCATCGATCCCCTCGTAGCCCTTGAGCGCGATCGCCACCTCGGCCGAACTGAACCCCATCGACGCAAGCGCATCGGCGGCCTCAACGCCCGCACCGCCCCTCGAGGCTGAGCGCGCCTTGAGCTCGCCCGCACCGATCCTGTCCTTGAGCTCGATGATGATCCGCTGCGCGGTCTTCTTCCCGATGCCCGGAACAGTGGCGATCAGCGTGTCATCCTCGCGCGCCACAGCAGCGGCAAGGTCGGACGGTGAGAGCGAGGAGAGCGCCGAGAGTGCCACTTTCGGTCCCACACCGCTCACCGTGATGAACTTCTCGAAAAGGTCCTGCTCGTCCAGGCTTTCGAACCCGAAGAGCGTGAGCTCGTCCTCTCGGACATGGAGGTGGGTGAAGACGGTGACTTCATCGCCCTCGGCAGGCAGATGAGACAGCGAGCTCGTGGACATGTAGAGACGCAGACCGATGCCTCCGACCTCGATCACGCACGAGGAGGCACTCCGCGCGGTGATCCTGCCCGTAACCTGCGCGATCATCGGCGCCCGCCCCGCAGTGCGGCCGGCGTGCGGCTGTGCGCGTGGCAGATCGCAGCGGCTAGCGCATCGGCCGCGTGGTCCGGCTCGGGATCGTGCGGCAACGCGAGAAGCGATCGGACCATGTACTGCACCTGATGCTTGTCCGCATCACCCGTGCCGACGACCGCCAGCTTGATCTCGCCAGGGCCGTACTCGCCCACGCTGAGCGCCGAGGCGGCCAGCAGGGCAACGCCGCGCGCCTGACCGGTCGAAAACGCCGTCTTGGCGTTGTTGGAGAAGTAGACGCTCTCCACGGCGGCCTCCTGGGGCCGATAGCGTTCGATCACGCCGACGATACCGCAGTGGATCTCGGCGAGACGCTCGGCGTCGGGGCGGCCGGTCTCGGTCGTGATGCAGCCGTAGGCGAGGCACGTGAGGGCGCTCCCCCGCTGCTCGATGACGCCCCATCCGGTGTTCTTGAGACCGGGGTCGATGCCGAGCACGATCAACGTGACCCCCTGCCGACGACTATCGAACGTATGTTCAGTATAGCCCGCCGCGCCACTAGTCTTCCAGCGCCGCGGCGATCTCGTCCGTGAGCTCCATCGAGTGGTACACGGTCTGGATGTCGTCGGACTCCTCCAGCCGGTCCACGAGCCGGAACACCTTCTTCGCATCCTCGACCGTGACCGTCGTCGGGGTGATCGGCTCCATTACGAGCTCGGCGCCTTTGACCGGCGCCCCGGCCGCCTCGAGAGCGTTCTTGACCGCCATCATCTCGGCCGCCGCGGTGTAGACCACGTACGTGTCGTCGGCGACTTCCATGTCCTCACCGCCGGCATCCGCCACGAGCAGGAACATCTCGTCCTCCTCCGGTGCACCGGCGCGCTCGATCGCGATCTCGCCCTTGCGTTCGAACTGGAAGGCGACCGAACCGGTAGCGCCGAGGTTGCCCCCCGCCTTCGTGAACGCCGCGCGCACGTCAGCCGCGGTGCGGTTGCGGTTGTCGGTTAGCGCCTCCACGTAGATCGCCACGCCAGCGGCACCATAGCCCTCGTAGACAACCTCTTCGTAGGCCGCAGAATCCGCTCCGGCCGCAAACGCCTTCTTGATCGCGATGTCGATCTTGTCCTTTGGCAGCGAGTACGACTTCGCCTTGGCGATCGCCGCGGCAAGCGAGGCGTTGTTCTCGGGATTCGGGTCCCCGCCCGTCTTGGCCGCAACGGTGATCACGCGCGTCAGCTTCGAGAACAGGGCCGAGCGCTTCGCGTCGACCGCCGCTTTGCGGTGCTTCGTGGTCGCCCACTTGGAGTGTCCGGACATGTCGGGTGTCCCTTCTAGCGCGCGCCGATGACGCGATCGAGGAAGTACCGGTGGACCCGCGGGTCCCCGGTGAGTTCCGGGTGGAAGGTCGTAGCGAGCAGATCCCCCTCGCGGACGGCCACGGTCCGGCCGTCGTGTTGCGCGAGCACCTCGGCCCGATCGCCGACGTGCTCGATGAGCGGCGCCCGGATGAAGACGCCCCGGAAGGGATGGTCGAGGTGTGCGAAGGCCAGGTCCGCCTCGAACGAGTTCACCTGGC
This genomic interval carries:
- the ruvB gene encoding Holliday junction branch migration DNA helicase RuvB — its product is MWENEGLSPEEGERLVSAEFTEDDLEIDRNLRPRKLDEYLGQERVKDNLGVLIDAARARDESLDHLLLSGPPGLGKTTLAGVVASELGVAMRQTSGPAIERAGDLAAILTNLEPRDVLFIDEIHRLNRAVEEVLYPAMEDFSIDIVIGKGPAARSLRLDLPQFTLIGATTRTGLLTGPLRDRFGMAFRLEYYTVEELAAIVRRSASILGVSIDDEGAAEIARRGRGTPRLANRLLKRVRDYAQVRHDGRITEDIAAEALAFFQVDHVGLDRMDLAILDTLANTFAGRPVGLNTLAAAVSEDPETLEDVYEPYLLQLGFLARTPKGRQATARAYAHLGLKAPDDAPQQDGLF
- the ruvA gene encoding Holliday junction branch migration protein RuvA, whose product is MIAQVTGRITARSASSCVIEVGGIGLRLYMSTSSLSHLPAEGDEVTVFTHLHVREDELTLFGFESLDEQDLFEKFITVSGVGPKVALSALSSLSPSDLAAAVAREDDTLIATVPGIGKKTAQRIIIELKDRIGAGELKARSASRGGAGVEAADALASMGFSSAEVAIALKGYEGIDEVQAMLKHALKRLGGGA
- the ruvC gene encoding crossover junction endodeoxyribonuclease RuvC encodes the protein MIVLGIDPGLKNTGWGVIEQRGSALTCLAYGCITTETGRPDAERLAEIHCGIVGVIERYRPQEAAVESVYFSNNAKTAFSTGQARGVALLAASALSVGEYGPGEIKLAVVGTGDADKHQVQYMVRSLLALPHDPEPDHAADALAAAICHAHSRTPAALRGGRR
- a CDS encoding YebC/PmpR family DNA-binding transcriptional regulator is translated as MSGHSKWATTKHRKAAVDAKRSALFSKLTRVITVAAKTGGDPNPENNASLAAAIAKAKSYSLPKDKIDIAIKKAFAAGADSAAYEEVVYEGYGAAGVAIYVEALTDNRNRTAADVRAAFTKAGGNLGATGSVAFQFERKGEIAIERAGAPEEDEMFLLVADAGGEDMEVADDTYVVYTAAAEMMAVKNALEAAGAPVKGAELVMEPITPTTVTVEDAKKVFRLVDRLEESDDIQTVYHSMELTDEIAAALED